In Streptomyces sannanensis, the DNA window ATCGCTGTCACGATGAACGTCTACACCCACGTCGTCCAGGACACGCAGCGGGAGGCCGTGAGCCACATGGACCGGCTGCTCAGGAGGCGTCCCCGGTCGTGAGCGACCGCCCCCGTTGATGTCAGAAATGGATGCCAAAGGCCCCCTACCAAGATCGGTAGGGGGCGTGCTGGTGGGCGCGGACGGTTTCGAACCGCCGACATCTGCTTTGTAAGAGCAGCGCTCTACCCCTGAGCTACGCACCCGCGGATGAACCAACAGGGTACATGGCCGACCCGGGAGGGTCGCAAACCGATGGGCGAGGGAGAGGGGGGTTAACCCCACCTTGGATCCGGTAGGCGGCTGGATCGTCGCGGAGGGGCGCGGCTCGTAACGTGGAGGGACTGGTCAGGCCACTTCTGGGGGAGATCACCATGGCACTCCGTACGCGCACCCGCACCGCCCTGCTCGCTGCGGCCGGCTCCGTAGTCGTCGCGCTTGCCGCCACAGGGTGTGGTGAGGCGAGCGCGGAGGACGCGCCCGTGGAGCGCAAGGCGTTCGCGTTCTCCGGGAAGACGCTGACCGTCGACACGGACAATGCGGACGTCACGCTGGTGCCGGCCGACGTGAAGGACGTGGAGGTCACGCGGCAGGTCAACGGGTGGGTGTTCATGGGCAACGGGCCCGACGCCACCTGGGCCATGAAGGGCGACCGGCTGACGCTGCGGGTGAAGTGCAGCGGAATAGCCTCTGACTGCGAGGCGCGGCATGAGGTGAAGGTGCCGCGCGGGGTGACGGTGGTCGTGGAGGGGGACAACGGGGACGTGACGGCGTCCGGCTTCGACACCGGGCTGACGGTGCGGTCGGACAACGGGGACGTGACGGTCAGGGATGTCCGTGGCGCGCTGGACCTGGGCAGTGACAACGGGGACATCACCGTGACGGGGGCGAGGGGCAAGGTCGCGGGGGTGACCAGCGACAACGGGGACGTGCAGCTCGGCTTCACCGTCGTTCCGGACCGGGTGAAGGCCGAGAGCGACAACGGGGACATAGAGGTCAGGCTCCCGAAGGGGGTGTACAAGGTCACCGCGGAGAGTGACCTGGGGGACGTCGACGTCAGCGTGGACCGCAGTGACAGCAGTGCCCATGCGGTGACCGCTCGCAGCGACAACGGGGACATCACGGTGCGCCGTGCGGGCTGATGCGAACTAACAGGCCCGTGTGTTCGTCCTTACCTGGTGGGAGAATGACCGGAACAGGCGGACACAGCACGGGAGTGGGATGTGAGCGGCAGGAGAGCCGGTGCGGTCCGGGATGTGCTCGCGCTGGTACTGCTGCCGGTGCCCCTGATGGTGGCCGCGCTGCCGGGGGCGTTCGCCGGCGGGGGAACGCGTCGATGGTTCGGCGGGCGCGGGGAGAGCGTGCGGGCCGATGCGCAGGCGGCGAAGGACGCGGCGGCCGCGGCCTTCTACGAGCTCGACACGGCCCAGCGCGATCTGCGGATCTCGATCGAGACGATCACGGCCGTGGACGACTCGCCCGCGGCGCGCCGGGCTCAGGAGGGCTTCGCCTCGCTCGGGCGGCGTATCGACGAGGTCAGCCAGGCGTACATCAGCGCCGTCGACGCGCATGACCTGGACCGGGACGATCTGGAGGCGGCTGTCGCGTCGCGGGCGCGGACCGAGCTGACGAAGGCGAAGGACGAGCTGCTGCGGGTCAAGGGTGACCTGGAGCGGTTCGGGCAGGGGCTGGGGCCGCTGCTGGAGAAGGCGGAGACGCAGCTCGCCCGGCTGGCGCCGGCCGTGGAGCGGGCGCGGCAGGCGCTCCTTTCCGCGAGTACCGCTCTCGATTCGGCGCGGGGCTCCGGTCTGAGAGCGGATGATCTCGCCGCCCGGCTCGCGGCTCTCGCGCCCGAGCTGACCAAGCTCAACCAGGGCGCCGGGCGGCACGGCGTGGCGGAGACCCTGCAGCGCGCCGATCATGTGCTGCGTGAGGCCGAGGCCGTACGGAGCGAGGCCGAGCAGCTGCCCGAGCGGGCGGCCGAGATCGACCGCCGGCTCGTCTCCCTTCGGACCCGCGCCCAGGCCCTCACCACCCGGGCCGGCGCCGTCGACC includes these proteins:
- a CDS encoding DUF4097 family beta strand repeat-containing protein produces the protein MALRTRTRTALLAAAGSVVVALAATGCGEASAEDAPVERKAFAFSGKTLTVDTDNADVTLVPADVKDVEVTRQVNGWVFMGNGPDATWAMKGDRLTLRVKCSGIASDCEARHEVKVPRGVTVVVEGDNGDVTASGFDTGLTVRSDNGDVTVRDVRGALDLGSDNGDITVTGARGKVAGVTSDNGDVQLGFTVVPDRVKAESDNGDIEVRLPKGVYKVTAESDLGDVDVSVDRSDSSAHAVTARSDNGDITVRRAG